The Methanocaldococcus jannaschii DSM 2661 genome has a segment encoding these proteins:
- the fucA gene encoding L-fuculose phosphate aldolase — translation MDKKQFIKICRKLYDRKYVVGSGGNVSVKEGDKIYLTPTGSILGFLKEDDIAEMDLDGNVIKGKPTSEKNLHLMIYRKRNDINAIIHTHSLISTFLSTINKEIELLTPEGKIFLKKIGYVDYYEAGSLKLAEETAKRDEDVIILKNHGVVCLGKDLIDAYIKVEVLEEQAKLTLLNLLVKK, via the coding sequence ATGGACAAAAAGCAATTTATTAAAATATGTAGAAAATTGTATGATAGGAAATATGTTGTAGGTAGTGGAGGCAATGTATCAGTTAAAGAGGGGGATAAAATATATCTGACTCCAACTGGCTCTATTTTAGGGTTTTTAAAGGAAGATGATATAGCTGAAATGGATTTGGATGGTAATGTTATAAAAGGAAAACCTACATCAGAAAAAAATCTCCACTTAATGATTTATAGAAAAAGAAATGACATAAACGCAATAATCCACACTCATTCACTTATATCAACTTTTTTATCGACAATAAACAAAGAAATAGAACTTTTAACACCAGAAGGAAAAATATTTTTGAAGAAAATTGGTTATGTTGATTACTATGAGGCAGGTAGTTTAAAATTAGCTGAAGAAACAGCAAAAAGAGATGAGGACGTTATTATATTAAAAAATCATGGAGTAGTTTGTTTAGGTAAAGATTTGATAGATGCATATATAAAAGTGGAGGTTTTAGAAGAACAAGCTAAACTTACACTTTTAAACCTTCTTGTAAAGAAATAG
- a CDS encoding UPF0147 family protein — protein MVFGSAASEKTPEEILKGVALMLDEIINDTTVPRNIRAAAEKAKEAVLKEGEEPIVRSATAIHILDEISNDPNMPLHTRTQIWSIVSELERVK, from the coding sequence ATGGTATTTGGTAGTGCAGCGAGTGAGAAAACACCTGAGGAAATATTAAAAGGAGTTGCTTTGATGTTGGATGAGATAATTAACGATACAACCGTTCCAAGAAACATTAGAGCTGCTGCTGAAAAGGCTAAAGAAGCTGTTTTAAAAGAGGGGGAGGAGCCAATCGTTAGAAGTGCAACAGCAATCCACATCTTAGATGAGATTAGCAACGACCCAAACATGCCACTTCACACAAGAACACAAATTTGGAGTATTGTTAGTGAATTAGAAAGAGTTAAATAA